A genomic window from Rattus norvegicus strain BN/NHsdMcwi chromosome 9, GRCr8, whole genome shotgun sequence includes:
- the Icos gene encoding inducible T-cell costimulator isoform X1, giving the protein MKPYFSCVFVFCFLIKLLTGELNDLANHRMFSFHDGGVQISCNYPETVQQLKMQLFKDREVLCDLTKTKGSGNTVSIKNPMSCPYQLSNNSVSFFLDNADSSQGSYFLCSLSIFDPPPFQEKNLSGGYLLIYESQLCCQLKLWLPVGCAAFVAALLFGCIFIVWFAKKKYRSSVHDPNSEYMFMAAVNTNKKSRLAGTAPLRALGRGEHSSCQDRN; this is encoded by the exons GAGAACTCAATGACTTGGCCAATCACAGGATGTTTTCGTTTCACGATGGAGGTGTACAGATTTCTTGTAACTACCCTGAGACTGTCCAGCAGTTAAAAATGCAGTTGTTCAAAGACAGAGAAGTCCTCTGCGACCTCACCAAGACCAAGGGAAGCGGAAACACCGTGTCCATCAAGAATCCGATGTCCTGTCCATATCAGCTGTCCAACAACAGTGTCTCTTTTTTCCTAGACAACGCAGACAGCTCCCAGGGCAGCTACTTTTTATGCAGCCTGTCGATTTTCGACCCACCCCCTTTTCAAGAAAAGAACCTTAGTGGAGGATATTTGCTTATTTATG AATCCCAGCTTTGTTGCCAGCTGAAGCTTTGGTTACCCGTAGGGTGTGCAGCTTTTGTGGCAGCGCTCCTTTTTGGATGCATATTTATCGTCTGGTTTGCAAAAAAG AAGTACAGATCCAGTGTGCACGACCCTAATAGCGAGTACATGTTCATGGCGGCAGTCAACACAAACAAAAAGTCCAGACTTGCAGGTACAGCACCCCTTAGGGCTTTGGGGAGAGGAGAACACTCTTCATGTCAAGACCggaattaa
- the Icos gene encoding inducible T-cell costimulator isoform X2 → MKPYFSCVFVFCFLIKLLTGELNDLANHRMFSFHDGGVQISCNYPETVQQLKMQLFKDREVLCDLTKTKGSGNTVSIKNPMSCPYQLSNNSVSFFLDNADSSQGSYFLCSLSIFDPPPFQEKNLSGGYLLIYESQLCCQLKLWLPVGCAAFVAALLFGCIFIVWFAKKKYRSSVHDPNSEYMFMAAVNTNKKSRLAGMTS, encoded by the exons GAGAACTCAATGACTTGGCCAATCACAGGATGTTTTCGTTTCACGATGGAGGTGTACAGATTTCTTGTAACTACCCTGAGACTGTCCAGCAGTTAAAAATGCAGTTGTTCAAAGACAGAGAAGTCCTCTGCGACCTCACCAAGACCAAGGGAAGCGGAAACACCGTGTCCATCAAGAATCCGATGTCCTGTCCATATCAGCTGTCCAACAACAGTGTCTCTTTTTTCCTAGACAACGCAGACAGCTCCCAGGGCAGCTACTTTTTATGCAGCCTGTCGATTTTCGACCCACCCCCTTTTCAAGAAAAGAACCTTAGTGGAGGATATTTGCTTATTTATG AATCCCAGCTTTGTTGCCAGCTGAAGCTTTGGTTACCCGTAGGGTGTGCAGCTTTTGTGGCAGCGCTCCTTTTTGGATGCATATTTATCGTCTGGTTTGCAAAAAAG AAGTACAGATCCAGTGTGCACGACCCTAATAGCGAGTACATGTTCATGGCGGCAGTCAACACAAACAAAAAGTCCAGACTTGCAG GTATGACCTCATAA